A genomic segment from Chloracidobacterium sp. encodes:
- the folP gene encoding dihydropteroate synthase: MQSAAIAACSLAARQSFVWKCAGHTLALGTATRVMGILNVTPDSFSDGGRYTTIEAAVAHGRRLVEEGADIVDVGGESTRPGAQTVEASEEMARVLPVIEALAGTVSVPISIDTYKASVAEAALKAGAAIVNDISGFRFDARMPEVVARYGAGVVLMHSRGRPGALHGLSPTADILAEVEASFHRSLFVARTAGIDPDCVVLDPGLGFGKTVEDNLLLLGVLPRLAALGRPLLVGPSRKSFIGMVTGKPNPADRLLGTAASVTVAIVGGAHIVRVHDVAAMRECIAMADAVRRAVLERFSTP, translated from the coding sequence ATGCAGTCCGCCGCCATCGCCGCCTGTTCCCTTGCTGCACGTCAATCGTTTGTTTGGAAATGCGCCGGACATACGCTGGCGTTGGGCACTGCAACGCGCGTTATGGGCATTCTCAATGTGACGCCGGATTCATTTTCGGACGGTGGGCGGTACACAACGATTGAAGCCGCCGTCGCGCACGGAAGGCGCTTGGTTGAAGAAGGCGCCGACATTGTGGATGTCGGCGGCGAATCCACTCGTCCGGGCGCACAAACCGTGGAAGCGTCCGAAGAAATGGCGCGGGTGCTGCCGGTGATTGAAGCGCTGGCGGGGACGGTCAGCGTCCCAATTTCGATTGACACCTACAAAGCTTCCGTCGCCGAGGCAGCGCTCAAGGCCGGGGCGGCGATTGTCAATGACATTTCCGGCTTTCGGTTTGACGCCCGGATGCCGGAGGTGGTCGCGCGCTATGGCGCAGGCGTGGTGCTGATGCACAGTCGTGGCCGACCCGGAGCGCTCCACGGGCTTTCCCCAACGGCGGACATTCTGGCGGAGGTTGAAGCGAGCTTTCACCGCAGCCTCTTCGTGGCGCGAACCGCCGGCATTGACCCGGACTGTGTGGTGCTAGATCCGGGTCTCGGCTTCGGTAAAACTGTAGAGGACAACTTACTGCTGCTGGGCGTCCTGCCGCGCCTGGCCGCATTGGGCCGACCGCTGCTGGTTGGGCCGTCACGCAAGTCGTTCATCGGCATGGTGACCGGGAAACCAAATCCGGCCGACCGCCTGTTGGGTACAGCGGCAAGTGTGACCGTGGCGATCGTAGGCGGGGCGCACATTGTACGGGTTCACGATGTCGCGGCAATGCGGGAGTGCATTGCCATGGCGGACGCTGTTCGGCGGGCCGTATTGGAGCGTTTTTCTACACCATAA
- a CDS encoding ABC transporter permease, with the protein MKQIFVVALNTFRESVRDKVLYNLVVAVLILIAASLFIGELSINQERKAMVDLGLSTLLLFGYLIAVFIGTGLVYKEIERRTIYTVLAKPLHRYEFILGKFLGLSATLLVNCTVMVIALILALLYVRRPNDPSPFGILPAAFLLYVELLLATALALLFSSFTTPALATFFSIVSYLACNFTPDLKLFADVLNVEAYPSLRVTQVILWTLYYTLPNLHNFNFITRTAHGIPITGVQFGLACLYGVVYLSILLSLTIYVFERRNFK; encoded by the coding sequence ATGAAACAGATTTTCGTCGTGGCGCTCAACACATTCCGAGAGTCCGTCCGCGACAAAGTGCTCTACAACTTGGTTGTCGCGGTGCTTATCCTCATCGCCGCCTCATTGTTCATTGGCGAGTTGTCCATCAATCAGGAACGCAAGGCGATGGTGGATTTGGGGCTAAGCACGCTCCTGCTGTTTGGCTACCTTATCGCCGTCTTCATTGGAACGGGCTTGGTGTACAAGGAAATCGAGCGGCGTACAATCTACACGGTGTTGGCCAAGCCCCTACACCGCTATGAGTTCATCTTAGGGAAGTTTCTCGGCCTGTCCGCCACCTTGCTGGTCAACTGCACGGTCATGGTGATCGCCTTGATACTGGCGCTGTTGTATGTCCGTCGGCCGAATGATCCCTCTCCGTTTGGTATTCTGCCAGCGGCGTTTCTGTTGTACGTCGAGTTACTACTGGCGACGGCGCTTGCGCTGTTGTTTTCATCGTTCACTACGCCGGCGTTGGCGACATTCTTCAGCATTGTGAGTTATCTGGCGTGTAACTTCACCCCTGACCTTAAGCTCTTCGCCGATGTGTTGAACGTTGAGGCGTATCCGTCGCTGCGCGTCACCCAAGTTATTCTCTGGACGCTCTACTACACACTTCCCAACCTGCACAACTTCAACTTCATCACCCGCACCGCTCACGGAATTCCCATTACGGGCGTCCAGTTTGGCCTCGCCTGTCTGTACGGCGTGGTGTACTTGAGCATTCTTCTGTCCCTCACGATCTATGTCTTCGAGCGACGGAACTTCAAATGA
- a CDS encoding HD domain-containing protein, with translation MDQHAADTAWGTLKYRDATGKEVVLALSKPVFRIGRLADNDLQVDDPYVSRLHVELRFDGLHATLIDRSSTGATYVNDQRVPEARLHSGDRIALGRKLAGTEMTFEYVNQNAAANVPEPHQVMSVIDHSQTRYLNTSLIRAAQLTNAVMVSRLKALYEITSAILTVTTREELAEKLLKLLFDVLPAERGVILLADPKDNTLRQQAARVRNGDAAHVSPSQTIVRRVYEANVAELCLDARNDARFASQQSIIFQSIRSVMCAPISSSTRTWGVCYLDNLTTKKTFEDEELEFLMAVSRQAGLALENIYLLEEQKITFQSFITTLAASIDARDDLTAGHSARVARYSRAIAKYMNLPEAERRRIYYAGLLHDYGKIGTREAILCKPGKLTPEEYAHMRDHAKNTYDILSKIHFTRDMQDLPLVAAGHHENLDGSGYPFGLKGDEIPLGARIIAVADFFDALTHKRHYREPMPIEEVLELIDESTGTKFDPQVVAALKQFVMNEFIPSQRKRAEAEARRLQLAQPVSQTADDETTVPVAPQTVSMDPVVL, from the coding sequence ATGGATCAGCATGCCGCCGACACGGCGTGGGGAACGCTTAAGTATCGGGACGCAACTGGCAAAGAAGTTGTTCTGGCGCTAAGCAAGCCGGTTTTCCGCATTGGTCGCTTGGCTGACAACGACTTGCAAGTTGACGACCCTTACGTCTCACGCCTGCATGTCGAACTTCGGTTCGACGGTCTCCACGCCACGCTGATTGACCGAAGCAGCACAGGAGCGACGTATGTCAATGACCAGCGCGTGCCGGAGGCGCGGCTGCACAGCGGCGACCGGATTGCGTTGGGACGCAAGCTGGCCGGCACGGAAATGACCTTTGAGTATGTCAACCAAAATGCGGCCGCCAACGTCCCTGAACCGCACCAGGTCATGTCGGTCATTGACCACTCGCAGACGCGCTACCTCAACACGTCGCTGATCCGCGCCGCCCAGCTGACCAATGCGGTGATGGTTAGCCGGCTGAAGGCCCTTTATGAGATTACCAGCGCCATCCTAACCGTGACGACGCGCGAAGAGCTAGCTGAAAAGCTGCTGAAGCTGTTGTTTGACGTCTTGCCGGCCGAACGCGGCGTGATTTTGCTGGCCGACCCGAAAGACAACACCCTACGCCAGCAGGCGGCGCGTGTGCGCAACGGTGACGCCGCGCATGTGTCGCCGAGTCAAACCATCGTCCGCCGGGTCTATGAAGCGAACGTTGCTGAGTTGTGTCTAGACGCCCGCAATGACGCCCGTTTCGCTAGCCAGCAAAGCATTATCTTCCAATCCATTCGGTCGGTCATGTGCGCGCCGATCAGTTCTTCCACTCGGACGTGGGGTGTTTGCTACCTCGACAACTTGACGACCAAGAAAACCTTTGAAGACGAAGAGTTGGAGTTTTTGATGGCCGTCTCGCGGCAGGCCGGGTTAGCGCTGGAAAACATTTACCTGCTGGAGGAGCAAAAAATCACGTTCCAGAGCTTTATCACGACGCTGGCGGCCTCGATTGACGCGCGCGATGACCTAACGGCGGGGCATTCGGCGCGGGTGGCCCGCTACTCGCGGGCGATTGCCAAGTACATGAACCTACCGGAGGCCGAACGGCGGCGCATTTACTACGCAGGCCTACTGCATGACTACGGCAAGATTGGGACGCGCGAGGCAATCTTGTGCAAGCCGGGCAAACTGACGCCTGAAGAATACGCCCACATGCGCGACCACGCCAAAAACACTTACGACATTCTTTCGAAGATTCACTTTACGCGCGATATGCAGGATTTACCGTTGGTCGCCGCCGGACACCACGAAAATCTCGACGGCAGCGGCTACCCCTTCGGCTTGAAGGGAGATGAAATTCCGCTGGGCGCGCGCATCATCGCCGTCGCCGACTTCTTTGACGCGCTGACGCACAAGCGACACTACCGCGAACCAATGCCGATTGAGGAAGTGCTGGAGTTGATTGACGAAAGCACCGGCACCAAGTTCGATCCACAGGTCGTCGCTGCGCTGAAACAGTTTGTGATGAACGAGTTCATTCCCAGTCAACGCAAACGCGCCGAGGCGGAAGCCCGCCGGCTGCAACTGGCTCAACCGGTTAGCCAAACCGCCGATGATGAAACTACTGTTCCGGTCGCGCCACAAACGGTCTCGATGGACCCGGTCGTTTTGTGA
- the mutM gene encoding bifunctional DNA-formamidopyrimidine glycosylase/DNA-(apurinic or apyrimidinic site) lyase, translated as MPELPEVEGVARALQSHLHGRRIVRAEVTRSRLVAPQVVEAFVAGVRGAAFTGVGRRGKYLLFHLDNAHTMVVHLRMSGRFLFVAPDATLPKFIHAVFDLDNDRRLAFQDQRHFAVMRLARTAELDQLKELRDLAPEPLGPDFTPTYLQRVLASTQRPIKEVLLDQKRVAGLGNIYAAEALFAVGVHPQTPANAIPKATVKDLWEVIRILLETAIEAGGTIDVNPESIAGQYFGAAYAEALLVYDREGQPCIRCDTPIVRIRQGQRSTYFCPKCQPPYARPTRQAQR; from the coding sequence ATGCCGGAACTGCCTGAAGTAGAAGGCGTGGCGCGCGCCTTGCAGTCGCATCTCCATGGACGACGAATTGTCCGCGCAGAGGTCACCCGTTCGCGCCTTGTCGCGCCGCAGGTGGTGGAAGCGTTTGTCGCAGGCGTACGCGGCGCCGCCTTTACTGGCGTCGGGCGACGCGGCAAGTATCTTCTCTTTCACCTTGACAACGCCCATACGATGGTCGTCCACCTGCGGATGTCTGGGCGCTTTCTGTTTGTTGCGCCTGACGCCACCCTGCCGAAATTCATTCACGCGGTCTTTGACCTTGACAACGACCGGCGACTGGCGTTCCAAGACCAACGTCATTTTGCCGTTATGCGTTTGGCGCGGACGGCCGAACTGGATCAGCTCAAGGAATTGCGTGACCTGGCCCCGGAACCGCTCGGCCCGGATTTTACGCCGACCTACTTGCAGCGCGTGCTGGCTAGCACCCAGCGTCCCATCAAAGAGGTGTTGCTCGATCAGAAGCGCGTCGCCGGGTTAGGGAACATCTACGCGGCGGAGGCGCTGTTCGCCGTCGGCGTGCACCCCCAGACGCCGGCCAATGCTATCCCCAAGGCGACAGTCAAAGACCTGTGGGAGGTGATTCGGATTCTGCTGGAAACCGCTATTGAGGCTGGCGGCACGATAGACGTCAACCCGGAAAGCATCGCCGGCCAGTACTTTGGCGCAGCTTACGCCGAGGCCCTGCTGGTGTATGACCGGGAAGGTCAACCCTGCATCCGTTGTGACACGCCTATTGTGCGCATCCGTCAGGGCCAGCGTTCAACCTACTTTTGTCCGAAGTGCCAGCCCCCATACGCTAGGCCGACGCGACAAGCCCAACGTTGA
- a CDS encoding SDR family oxidoreductase: protein MQLAESIALVTGGARRLGAAMARALAAHGVHVALHCHTSHAAAEALAAELRTAGAVVEVFSADLRRASDVEALFEAVKNRFGALHILVNNAAVFERRPFLELTDADWEQTLAVNLTAPFWCARRAAALMTAQGRGKIINIACVGGVRPWTDYIHYNVSKAGLIMLTESMAKALAPVVQVNAIAPGRVDFTAARRGVTPDDITQALLYLLQADAVTGETLFVDAGYRLGLPLDRLTPPTET, encoded by the coding sequence ATGCAACTGGCCGAGAGCATCGCGTTGGTGACGGGTGGCGCGCGGCGTTTGGGCGCTGCTATGGCGCGCGCGCTTGCAGCGCACGGCGTCCACGTCGCGCTTCACTGCCACACCTCCCACGCGGCGGCTGAGGCGCTGGCGGCTGAACTGCGCACAGCCGGCGCCGTCGTCGAAGTTTTTTCCGCCGACTTGCGCCGCGCCTCCGACGTGGAGGCTCTGTTTGAGGCCGTCAAAAACCGCTTTGGCGCGCTGCACATTCTCGTCAACAACGCCGCCGTTTTTGAGCGCCGTCCGTTTCTCGAACTCACCGACGCCGACTGGGAACAAACCCTCGCCGTCAACCTGACGGCGCCCTTTTGGTGTGCGCGCCGGGCCGCCGCCCTGATGACGGCGCAGGGACGCGGCAAAATCATCAACATAGCCTGTGTCGGTGGCGTCCGACCGTGGACGGACTATATCCACTACAACGTCTCCAAGGCCGGTCTCATCATGCTAACCGAAAGCATGGCGAAAGCCCTTGCGCCAGTGGTTCAAGTCAACGCCATTGCGCCGGGACGGGTTGACTTTACCGCAGCGCGCCGAGGTGTGACGCCGGACGACATCACGCAGGCGCTCCTGTATTTGCTGCAGGCCGACGCCGTGACCGGAGAAACACTTTTTGTGGACGCTGGTTATCGCCTTGGACTTCCACTCGACCGGCTGACGCCGCCAACTGAGACGTGA
- a CDS encoding universal stress protein: MSPPVESDFDAMFKHVLFATDFSPLSRSLLKYAAAFARHSGGRVTLLNVQNASLPAQALRLSERALAENGYEWLVGIRRELEEMLQHEVLQGLDAHAMLAEGEPATEILRVVKEKDVSLLVMATQRRGFLTRPLIGSTALTVLESVPCPTLVARPPSRDFVYYKGSETTIALNRILFATDFHPLTDAAKRMTFALAKEYGAKVTGLHAVHVVLGYFPMRAKPGEDDAVALVRRNAEARFEELAAEAAAAGVQFEARLCDGRAYEATLQVAQEIEADVIVMGCGDRSSGQPLGHHVERVIREMTCPVLVVPPDTTEA; encoded by the coding sequence GTGTCACCGCCGGTTGAATCCGACTTCGACGCCATGTTCAAACACGTCCTCTTTGCCACCGATTTCTCTCCCCTGTCGCGCAGCTTGCTGAAGTACGCCGCCGCTTTTGCGCGGCACAGCGGTGGGCGAGTGACGCTGCTCAATGTCCAAAACGCCTCGCTGCCGGCGCAGGCGCTGCGCCTTTCCGAACGTGCGTTGGCGGAAAACGGCTATGAGTGGCTGGTGGGCATTCGCCGCGAGCTAGAGGAAATGCTTCAACATGAAGTCCTTCAGGGTCTCGATGCCCACGCGATGCTGGCTGAAGGCGAGCCAGCGACCGAAATTCTGCGTGTCGTCAAGGAAAAAGACGTTTCATTGCTTGTGATGGCAACCCAGCGCCGAGGCTTTCTAACGCGCCCGTTGATCGGCTCAACGGCCTTGACGGTGCTGGAAAGTGTCCCATGTCCAACGCTTGTCGCCCGCCCGCCGTCACGTGACTTTGTGTATTACAAAGGTTCTGAAACAACGATCGCCCTTAACCGCATTCTCTTTGCCACGGATTTCCACCCCCTGACTGACGCCGCCAAACGCATGACCTTCGCGCTGGCGAAAGAGTACGGCGCGAAAGTAACAGGGTTGCATGCCGTCCACGTCGTTCTAGGCTACTTTCCGATGCGCGCCAAACCGGGCGAGGACGATGCTGTGGCGCTGGTGCGCCGTAACGCCGAAGCCCGTTTTGAGGAGTTGGCGGCGGAAGCAGCGGCGGCGGGCGTCCAGTTTGAAGCGCGGCTCTGTGACGGTCGCGCGTATGAGGCCACCTTGCAAGTCGCTCAAGAAATTGAAGCTGACGTGATTGTGATGGGTTGTGGCGATCGCAGCTCCGGGCAACCGCTTGGGCATCACGTTGAGCGTGTGATTCGTGAAATGACCTGCCCGGTGCTTGTTGTCCCACCGGACACCACCGAAGCCTAG
- a CDS encoding ferritin-like domain-containing protein — MSATRQEAAMRQVFARIVADPDLHWATMNLYYYSEYHGAEGIAALATRTEATNPQLAEALVHHADDEFRHAAMIADIMTDLGDAPRPPLGVKYVDEFAALATASSDPNQLDEVELLAALNVTEKRGLFSFALHVSTLPKESKAFKLLNQIKNEEAGHVRWGNEQLARLKAEGREAEVRRAQAKFEVIEQAAYETSLDIMPGAPLRRLRRIVDIARELPVERQLPYVVGQFLRAANPLPLLGARWQLVETILSSARLREQVREDVRRILDGRPLGSDSLLGRLAADARRAVESLWQPQAQAA; from the coding sequence ATGTCAGCTACTCGTCAGGAAGCCGCCATGCGTCAGGTCTTCGCGCGCATTGTCGCCGATCCTGACCTGCATTGGGCGACGATGAACCTCTACTACTACTCGGAATACCATGGCGCGGAGGGCATCGCCGCGCTGGCGACCCGCACAGAAGCGACCAATCCGCAGCTCGCCGAGGCGCTAGTCCACCATGCAGACGACGAATTCCGCCACGCGGCAATGATCGCCGACATCATGACGGATTTGGGCGACGCGCCGCGCCCGCCGCTCGGCGTCAAGTATGTAGACGAGTTTGCCGCGCTGGCGACGGCGAGCAGCGACCCCAACCAACTAGATGAAGTTGAACTGCTGGCTGCGCTCAACGTGACAGAGAAGCGCGGGTTGTTCAGCTTCGCCCTGCACGTTTCTACGTTGCCCAAAGAAAGCAAGGCCTTCAAACTGCTCAATCAGATCAAGAATGAAGAAGCCGGGCATGTTCGGTGGGGCAACGAACAACTGGCGCGGCTCAAAGCCGAGGGCCGCGAAGCGGAAGTGCGGCGGGCGCAGGCGAAGTTTGAAGTCATTGAGCAAGCCGCCTACGAAACCTCGCTGGACATCATGCCGGGCGCACCGCTGCGCCGCCTGCGGCGCATTGTGGACATCGCCCGCGAACTGCCTGTCGAGCGCCAACTTCCTTATGTCGTTGGACAATTTTTGCGGGCCGCCAACCCCCTACCCTTGCTAGGGGCGCGATGGCAGTTGGTGGAAACCATTCTGTCGTCGGCGCGGCTGCGCGAACAGGTTCGTGAAGATGTGCGGCGCATCCTCGACGGGCGACCGTTGGGAAGCGATTCGTTGTTGGGCCGCTTGGCGGCGGATGCGCGCCGCGCTGTAGAAAGCCTGTGGCAGCCGCAGGCACAAGCGGCGTAG
- a CDS encoding SseB family protein yields the protein MSLPDARTAVREHLAGRLTHAALFRSLMAHSDWHVPVHAATDGEATVMTFVDAAGERWIKVFTDLSAVEAWAEQFGDELDGRCIVTSGMNLFGALEDDLGGVEINPGLPESVHYRRQHIPLLRQWARITELESALETIDTGETPLGLLRDYDAYVIVLKRVGPDSAHLVLAPDDNGRALAAVFTAEDTLAAFFDRVLSSADFEPIPVRINGQQLFAQLQALPLDGLVFNCSGPIQPRAFGKRLADYVLGGDAPKA from the coding sequence ATGTCCTTACCTGACGCCCGGACGGCCGTTCGCGAGCACCTCGCCGGACGCCTAACGCACGCCGCCCTCTTCCGCAGTCTAATGGCCCACTCGGACTGGCATGTTCCCGTTCACGCCGCTACGGACGGCGAGGCAACCGTCATGACATTTGTGGACGCCGCCGGTGAGCGATGGATCAAAGTTTTCACCGATCTGAGCGCCGTCGAAGCTTGGGCGGAACAGTTCGGCGATGAGTTAGACGGTCGCTGCATCGTCACCAGCGGCATGAACCTGTTTGGGGCTTTGGAAGACGACCTAGGCGGTGTTGAAATCAATCCGGGCTTGCCGGAGAGCGTTCACTACCGGCGGCAACACATCCCGTTGCTGCGGCAGTGGGCGCGGATCACTGAACTCGAAAGCGCTCTGGAAACGATTGACACCGGCGAGACGCCCTTGGGCTTGCTGCGCGACTATGACGCCTACGTGATTGTGCTGAAGCGTGTAGGGCCGGACAGCGCGCATTTGGTGCTCGCCCCGGACGACAACGGACGTGCGCTGGCCGCCGTCTTCACCGCCGAAGACACCTTGGCGGCTTTTTTTGATCGGGTGTTATCCTCGGCTGACTTCGAACCTATCCCCGTACGGATCAACGGTCAACAACTCTTCGCGCAACTTCAGGCGCTTCCGCTGGACGGGTTGGTGTTCAACTGCAGCGGCCCGATCCAGCCGCGCGCCTTCGGAAAACGGTTAGCGGATTATGTGCTCGGCGGCGATGCGCCGAAAGCGTAA
- the bioD gene encoding dethiobiotin synthase, whose amino-acid sequence MARTFFVTGTDTGVGKTTVTTALLRLLVADGYRARAVKPIESGCRVSADGELEPADALAHRRAAGLEHLPLERFIRYRLQEPLAPAVAAERAGLSLDLTACVELVVAAQAETDVLLVEGAGGLLVPFTGNAQDGYQTVADFIMALNVPALVVARARLGTLNHTLLTVRELDRRGIACVGVILNDADAETGLEREDNARVLRAFGVSVVAELPYGTARPESHLANVARLLTQPLSARR is encoded by the coding sequence ATGGCTCGGACTTTCTTCGTCACCGGAACCGACACCGGCGTCGGGAAAACAACCGTCACCACAGCGTTGCTGCGCTTGTTGGTCGCTGACGGCTATCGCGCGCGGGCCGTCAAGCCGATTGAATCCGGCTGCCGCGTCAGCGCCGACGGTGAACTCGAACCGGCCGACGCCCTTGCGCACCGCCGCGCCGCCGGTCTTGAACATCTGCCGCTTGAACGGTTTATCCGCTATCGCTTACAGGAGCCGCTCGCGCCGGCCGTTGCGGCGGAACGAGCCGGTTTGTCGCTTGACCTAACCGCCTGCGTGGAACTGGTCGTAGCGGCGCAGGCCGAGACGGACGTGCTGCTGGTCGAAGGCGCCGGCGGCTTACTGGTTCCATTCACCGGAAACGCTCAGGACGGCTATCAAACCGTCGCCGACTTCATTATGGCATTGAATGTTCCCGCGTTGGTGGTCGCACGGGCGCGGTTGGGGACGCTCAATCACACGCTGCTGACCGTCCGCGAGCTTGACCGGCGCGGCATCGCCTGCGTCGGCGTCATCCTCAACGACGCGGACGCCGAAACTGGACTGGAACGCGAAGACAACGCACGTGTGCTACGGGCGTTTGGCGTCTCGGTGGTCGCCGAATTACCATACGGGACTGCGCGCCCTGAGTCGCACTTGGCCAATGTCGCGCGCCTCCTCACCCAACCCTTGTCCGCCCGGAGATGA
- the pip gene encoding prolyl aminopeptidase yields the protein MRALYPPIEPYETGMLPVSSLHTLYYEVSGNPRGKPVVFLHGGPGGGTSPDHRRYFDPERYRIVLFDQRGAGKSTPYACLEENTTWDLVADIERLRQHLDIEKWVVFGGSWGSTLALAYAETHPDRVRALVLRGIFLCRKKEIDWFYQEGANAIFPDAWEPYWNLIPAEERHDMVAAYYRRLTSDDEATRLAAARAWSIWEGSTSKLLPDPDLIKDFDERALAIARIECHYFVNRIFMESEHYLLEHVHRIRHIPTVIVQGRYDVVCPMMTAWALHKAFPEADFQIIPDAGHSASEPGTTAALVAATDRFALLPD from the coding sequence GTGCGTGCTCTCTACCCGCCAATTGAACCCTATGAAACCGGCATGCTGCCGGTTTCCAGCCTGCATACGCTCTACTACGAAGTGAGCGGCAACCCACGGGGCAAACCTGTGGTGTTTTTGCATGGCGGCCCCGGCGGCGGTACGTCGCCCGACCACCGACGCTACTTTGATCCTGAACGCTACCGGATTGTGCTGTTCGACCAGCGCGGCGCCGGGAAGAGTACGCCTTATGCCTGTCTGGAAGAAAATACGACATGGGATCTGGTCGCCGACATTGAACGCCTACGGCAACATCTGGACATTGAAAAATGGGTCGTCTTCGGCGGTTCGTGGGGCAGTACGCTGGCGCTAGCCTACGCCGAAACTCATCCCGACCGCGTCCGGGCGTTGGTCTTACGTGGGATTTTTCTGTGCCGCAAGAAGGAAATTGATTGGTTCTATCAGGAGGGCGCTAACGCCATCTTTCCCGACGCTTGGGAGCCGTACTGGAACTTGATTCCCGCCGAAGAGCGGCACGATATGGTTGCTGCCTACTACCGCCGCCTGACCAGCGACGATGAGGCAACCCGCCTGGCGGCGGCGCGCGCTTGGAGCATCTGGGAAGGTAGTACATCGAAGCTCCTGCCCGACCCTGACTTGATCAAGGACTTCGACGAACGCGCCCTAGCGATTGCCCGCATCGAGTGCCATTACTTCGTCAACCGCATCTTCATGGAGTCTGAACACTACCTGCTCGAACACGTCCACCGGATTCGCCACATTCCGACGGTCATCGTACAGGGGCGCTACGACGTGGTTTGCCCGATGATGACCGCTTGGGCGCTGCACAAAGCGTTTCCCGAAGCCGATTTCCAGATCATTCCTGACGCCGGCCATTCGGCTTCTGAGCCGGGGACGACAGCGGCGCTCGTGGCGGCGACCGACCGCTTCGCCCTGTTGCCTGACTAA
- a CDS encoding SpoIID/LytB domain-containing protein: MAGHGFLRWRSGLLWLWWLTLSLSIAAERPPRLPAPTLPPTLRMGVFTLFQLRSVQLHTHERPTPLRLDGRTVELHPRTTYRVARTADGLGVWHAGGLLTATTRLTVTADDVTVEAAGRKTRIERRFRGTLTITPVDDRLQLVVTLPLETATASVVSAELPPDAPVEAGKALAVVVRSYLVAQVGRHQREGFDVCDSTHCQLFLGEQWVRRGAAGEADGALSELGKTAAEKTAGEVLRTTDGGLYPAYFAACCGGRTTTPETAFGNSLKPHTGGGVPCEWCKGSRFYVWTRQVDRMTLAKALLPDAAATDDVRIEVAGRSPDGFVTSVSVAAGARQISLPNHHFRHIVGRRLGWNLVLSSRYTIESQGERVVIEGRGFGHHVGLCLAGALAQAHAGHDYRAILKYYFPKATCGNQRPLSTPSR; this comes from the coding sequence ATGGCCGGGCATGGCTTTCTTCGATGGCGCAGTGGGCTGCTTTGGCTCTGGTGGCTGACGCTTTCCCTCTCCATCGCCGCAGAACGCCCGCCGCGCCTGCCTGCGCCAACCCTACCGCCGACACTTAGGATGGGCGTCTTCACGCTTTTCCAGCTCCGGTCGGTTCAGCTCCACACTCATGAACGACCGACGCCCCTCCGCCTTGACGGACGCACGGTGGAACTTCACCCACGTACGACCTACCGCGTCGCGCGGACAGCCGATGGTCTCGGCGTTTGGCATGCCGGCGGACTTTTGACCGCCACGACGCGCCTGACGGTGACGGCGGATGACGTAACAGTGGAAGCTGCCGGTCGAAAGACGCGCATCGAGAGACGGTTTCGGGGAACGCTGACCATCACGCCGGTTGACGACCGCCTTCAACTTGTCGTGACGCTGCCGCTGGAGACGGCTACGGCGTCTGTGGTGAGCGCGGAACTGCCGCCCGATGCGCCTGTTGAAGCCGGCAAGGCGCTGGCCGTTGTGGTGCGCAGCTATCTGGTCGCCCAAGTCGGAAGGCATCAGCGTGAAGGCTTTGATGTGTGCGATTCAACGCATTGCCAGCTTTTCCTCGGTGAGCAGTGGGTGCGGCGGGGCGCGGCGGGGGAAGCGGACGGGGCATTGTCCGAGCTTGGAAAAACGGCGGCGGAAAAGACCGCCGGAGAGGTTTTGCGAACGACGGACGGCGGGCTGTATCCAGCGTACTTCGCTGCCTGCTGCGGCGGACGCACGACGACGCCGGAGACGGCCTTTGGAAACAGTCTCAAGCCCCATACCGGTGGCGGCGTACCATGTGAGTGGTGTAAAGGCTCGCGCTTTTATGTTTGGACGCGCCAAGTTGACCGAATGACGCTGGCCAAGGCCTTGCTTCCGGACGCCGCTGCGACGGATGACGTTCGCATTGAAGTCGCCGGACGCTCGCCCGACGGCTTTGTCACAAGCGTGTCCGTTGCCGCGGGCGCGCGCCAAATCAGCCTACCGAACCACCATTTTCGGCACATAGTCGGGCGACGGCTGGGTTGGAACCTTGTTCTGTCGAGCCGCTACACGATTGAGTCGCAGGGAGAACGGGTGGTCATTGAGGGACGCGGTTTCGGTCATCACGTTGGACTTTGCCTCGCCGGCGCACTGGCGCAGGCCCACGCTGGACACGACTACCGGGCGATTCTGAAGTATTACTTTCCCAAAGCAACGTGCGGCAACCAACGGCCTCTGTCAACGCCGTCTCGGTGA